The Arthrobacter oryzae DNA window CGGCAGCGACGCCGGGCTGGGCTGGCGGACGCGGGCCAGCTTCGCCGTGACGCCCGCCGGCAGGCTGGGCATGCACGCGCATCGCTCCGATCACGTCATTGCCATCCGCGAAATGCCGCTGGCTGTTCCCGGCATCAACGGGCTCAGGCTGTGGGACATCGATCTTCAGGGCATTGACCGCGTGGAGGTGGCGGCCCCCGCCAACGGATCGCGCCCGCTGGTGCTGCTGGCCCCGGCCGCCGGCACCCGGGCCAAGCGACTCGGCACGATCCTCGCGCAGCTGCCCGAAGAGGTCTCGGTGGCCAGCTTCGACCCCGCCAAGGGCGAGGTCCTGCAGCTGCGCGGCCGCACGTGGGTCCAGGAGTCGGCCGCCGGGCACGAATACCGGGTCACGGGGGATGGCTTCTGGCAGATCCACCGGGACGCACCGGACACCCTCGTCGGGGCGGTCAAGGATTTCCTGCACGACGGCGGCTACCTGGAGCCGGGCGCCGTGGTGGCCGACTTGTACGCCGGGGCGGGCCTGTTCACAGCCGCACTCGCGGACGCCGTCGGTGTGACCGGCTCCGTACTGTCCGTTGAGGGTGCTCCGGGCACCAGCCGCGATGCGCGGAAGAACCTGCACGGGGCGCCGCAGGTGGAGATCGTGCAGGGGCGGGTGGAACGCGTCCTGCGCCAGAAACCCCGCAACTTCGATGCAGTGGTGCTT harbors:
- a CDS encoding class I SAM-dependent RNA methyltransferase, whose protein sequence is MNPETQTRTDAELVVDVGPIAHGGHCVARHEGRVVFVRHAIPGEKVRIRLTDAGDGSKFWRADVVEVLEASPDRVPHFWHLADSRRAWSHGHPPVGGAELGHISLERQRSLKADVLAEQLKRLAGVERVTGVEAVGGGSATGRDSGGEAGSDAGLGWRTRASFAVTPAGRLGMHAHRSDHVIAIREMPLAVPGINGLRLWDIDLQGIDRVEVAAPANGSRPLVLLAPAAGTRAKRLGTILAQLPEEVSVASFDPAKGEVLQLRGRTWVQESAAGHEYRVTGDGFWQIHRDAPDTLVGAVKDFLHDGGYLEPGAVVADLYAGAGLFTAALADAVGVTGSVLSVEGAPGTSRDARKNLHGAPQVEIVQGRVERVLRQKPRNFDAVVLDPPRAGAGKAVVSQLIAAGPRAIAYVSCDPASFARDLGYFREGGWQLAGLRAFDLYPHTHHMETVALLTPPA